A window from Drosophila subobscura isolate 14011-0131.10 chromosome O, UCBerk_Dsub_1.0, whole genome shotgun sequence encodes these proteins:
- the LOC117896280 gene encoding uncharacterized protein LOC117896280 has protein sequence MEDSGIDSEDRQSNIYEDGAAGLLKTASGAPKHMSDLEFEVAFRGAGKVYAPTTIEIDEEEEGHERSEPPNTCRILQRKLELKVERARRNYTQFQEEQTTKTQSSTLIPINRLPIPGEPEHKPLVDYKSESSDDAEEISFFPAQLKRGKRRQQANHELTDTFSIQEMTIDSDLESDDSAGTQNLELLLPSMKSTILDKFRSCFGCWRRR, from the exons ATGGAGGACAGCGGCATTGATAGCGAGGATAGGCAATCGAATATCTATGAGGATGGGGCCGCAGGCCTGCTG AAAACGGCCAGCGGAGCACCCAAACATATGTCCGACCTGGAGTTCGAGGTGGCGTTCAGGGGTGCCGGCAAGGTTTATGCCCCCACGACCATAGAAatcgatgaggaggaggagggccaTGAGCGCAGCGAGCCACCAAACACCTGCCGCATACTGCAACGCAAACTGGAGCTGAAGGTCGAGCGTGCCAGGCGTAATTACACACAATTCCAGGAAGAGCAG ACAACCAAGACACAATCGTCCACTTTGATACCCATCAATCGATTGCCCATACCCGGTGAGCCGGAGCACAAGCCGCTGGTCGATTACAAGTCTGAGAGCAGCGACGACGCGGAGGAGATATCCTTCTTTCCCGCACAGCTGAAGCGTGGCAAGCGTCGCCAGCAGGCGAATCACGAACTAACCGACACATTTAGCATACAGGAAATGACCATTGACTCGGATCTGGAGTCGGATGACAGCGCGGGCACACAGAATCTCGAGCTACTGCTGCCCTCCATGAAGTCCACGATTTTGGACAAGTTCCGcagctgctttggctgctggcgGCGCAGGTAA